Sequence from the Campylobacter sp. MIT 12-8780 genome:
AGCAAAGATAGGAATTTTGAAGCATTTTTTTGTCAAAACTACCCAGAACAAGCCGTTTTTGCAGAAATTTATCAAGATATTTTGCACGAGTATGAGGAGGAAAAAAAGCGGTTTAATTATGTAGATTTTAATGACTTGTTGCTTCATCTTAAAGAAAGCTTAAATGAAGAGAAAAAAGAATTTGATGAAATTTTAGTTGATGAGTATCAAGATACAAATACCTTGCAAGGTTCTTTGATAGAGGCTTTTAAAAGCAAAAGTTTGTTTTGTGTGGGGGATTATGATCAAAGTATTTATGCTTTTAATGGGGCTGACATTGGTATTATAGGAGGCTTTAAAGAAAGATTTAAAGACGCTGTAATTCACACCTTAAATAAAAATTATCGCTCAAGTCGTTTCATACTTGCCCTTGCAAACAAAGTCATTATCAATAACGAACGCCTTTATCCAAAAGAACTTGTTGTAACAAGGCAAGGAGAGTTTAAAGCTCCTGTTTTGCTCGTTTTTAATGAGCTTTTTGAGCAATATCAGCATATTGCTAAAATCATACTTACAAGTGGGGTGAGTTTTGAAAAGGTAGCAGTGATCTTTCGCAATAACTCAAGCGCTGATGGTATGGAGGTGGCTTTAAGAGAGCAGGGTATTGCTTGTGTGCGAAAGGAAAGTCGTAGTTTTTTTGATAGCCTTGAGATTAAAGCATTTTGTGCAATGCTTGCTTTAAGGGTAAATCCTAAAGATATCATGGCATTTATTCATTTGCTTGAGTATGTAAAAGGTGTTGGGAGTGTGCTTGCAAAGGAGCTTTTTGATAGTTTTTTACAACTTGGCGAGGGTAATTTAATCCGTGGTTTTTTAGAGCCAGATAAAAAAGCAAATTTAAAAAAAACAGCAAGAAAAAGCTATGATTTGGGGCTTTTTGAGGAGCTTGAAAGCTTGCAAAACCCAAGCCGCTTTCATTTAAAGAGCGAATTTAATGAAAATCCCATTTTAAGCCTACCAAAAATCAATGAATATATAGCCTTAAAGCTTGAAAAAATATATCATTTTATAAAAGAAAGTGTTAAAACAATAAATTCAAATGAGCTTATTGCACTTATCCTAGAAAACGAGCTTTTTGTTAAAATTTGTGAGTTTTTGGCGACAAAAAGAGCGACAAATAAAGCAGGGCATGTTGATATGGATAAAAAAAAGCTGGCGTTAGAAAAGATAGAGTTGAAGCTGGCTATGCTTAAGGATTTGGCAAAAAATTATAGTGATGTTTATAAATTTTATAATTTTCTTACACTTGGAGCAAACGAGATGAGTAATGGCTCTGGGGTAAATTTACTTAGCGTTCATGCAAGCAAGGGGCTTGAGTTTGATCTTGTTTTTGTTGTCGATCTTGCACAGGGACGTTTTCCTAATGAAAAGCTTATGCTTATGGGTGGATCTTTAGAGGAAGAAAGAAGGCTGTTTTATGTGGCTGCAACAAGAGCAAAAGATATGCTTTATCTTAGTTATGCCAAGTATGATAAAAACAAAAACACTCACTATAAGCCTTCTTGCTTTCTCATTGAAGCTGGTTTGTGTAAGCCTTCTTAGTTAAAATATCTAAAGCGAAAAAATGAGGTAGGGTTTGTGGATTTTAAAAAATTACAAAAATACTTATGCAAATTTAGTATTTTTGAAAGATATTTCCATAATACTCTATATCTTTTGCATTTTCTTTCTTTTCAAGTTTTTCAAGCAAGTTTTTGCCTTCACTTGCTTTTTGAATATCTTCATCTAAGTCTTGATAAGAAAAAACCATATTTATGCTGATGATATTTTTTAAGGCTTCTAAGCTTTTGTATGCTTTTAGCTCATCATCTAAGCACTCACTTTCAATGATTACGATGATTTTGTCATTTTCATTAAGCTCGACGCTGCAGTCTTTGATGAGCTTAATCTCTTTTAAAAGCTTATCTTGGTGTTCTTTTTTTGCTATGATTAAAACGCTTGAGATATTCATTTTTATCCTTCATTGAGTGTAAAAATTAAAATTGTATCATTATATCCTGAAACAAGTAAAGTTTTTTCATCTAAAAAAAGTATGTGTTCGAGTGAAAAATTAAGATTTTCAAAAGCTTTTATTCTTTTTAGATTTGAGCTAGAGAAAATTTCAAGTGTATTTTTGCTACTATCGCCAAAAGCAAATACGCTTGCATTAGCACTTAAAGCACAAGTATAGATAAGAAAATCCCTTTCTATAAAACGTTGCACGCCATTTTGCACAAGCCCCACTTTTCTATCAGTAGCACAACTTAAAACGCTTGAGTTTTTAAAATCCACACTATATACACTATCTTTGTGAATTTGATCAAAATTAGCAACTTCTTGCCAGCTTTTTAGATCAAAAAGCTTGACTTCTCCGCTTTCAAAGCCAGCTACAAGCTTGCTTTTATCTTCATTCAATGCAGCATCATTTAAGCTAGAATGTGAAAAAATATACTCTTTTAGCACTTTTAAATTTGAAAAATCAAGCAAGATTAAACGCGCTGAAGAAAGAGCAAGTAAAACCTTATCATCATCAAGTAAAAAGGCTTTTTTTGCAGAATCAAAAGCAAGCTTTTTGCTTTGTAGCTTTTTGTTTTGATCAAGTAAATTTAGGTTTTTTCCACCAAATGAAGCCTCGCTTAAGATAAGCACCTTATCTTTTTGCATATCAAGACTAAAAACGCGTGGCGAGACATTTTTTTCATAATAATTTTCTATCTTTGCAAGTTGAAGATAAAACGCACTCTTTTTTTCTTTTAAGTCAAAAAGCTCTACACTACCTAAATCCGTGCCGATGAGTAAAATTTCATCTGCTTTACTCAAGCTCATTATATTTGAATGATCTTGAGTTTTTTTAAACACTTCAGCTTCTAAGGCTAAAGATAAACTTAGGCTTAAAAGCAAGATAGCAAGAGCTTTTGGCATTTATTTTACCCCTTCGTTTAAGGCATCGATGAGATTTGATCTTTTCTTTGCTTCTTCGCTTTTAAACTCTGGCTTGAAAGTGTTTCCAACCAAAGGTTTTGCATTACTTTGAGGCACATGGCATTGGGTGCAGTTAAATCTTTCGTTACTTACTTCATCGCCAGTTGCTTTACCTGCTTGAAAGTCAAAATAATGAGTCATAGGCATAGCTGTAGCACCTACATCGGCAGCAATTGCTTTGTCGTGGCAGCTTAAGCACATATTATTTTCCCTTGTGATAGGAAGCATATCCTCAATGCTATGAGGCACAAGCGGTGGAGCGTTTTCAAATGATCGTTCGATCAAATTTGATTCGCCCGGTTGCAAAGTAGTGAAATTTGCATCAGGTAAAACAACATTGTTTTCGTTTTCAACGCTTGTTTTTCTTATGCCTATCTCATCAGAACTTAGTGCTGAACTTGTGCTTTCTTTTTTATCTTGACAAGCGATGAAAGTTAAAGCACACACACACGCTAACATTATAATTTTCTTTTTCATTTTTTACTCCTTAAATCTAAAATATTAAAAACCAAAGCATCATCATCACAAACTTCAATGCAACGCCCACATCTTATGCACTCCCCAGAACTTACGCTTTTGCTTTCCTTACCTACCATAAAAAGCACTTGTTTTTCAGGGCAGATTTCTATGCATTTATAGCATTTGGTGCAGTTTTGTGCTTTGT
This genomic interval carries:
- a CDS encoding ATP-dependent helicase, translated to MPLSKLNEEQYKAATAKLGHNLIIASAGTGKTSTIVARIAYLLKQGICAEKIMLLTFTNKASKEMISRLSLYFPKEITQKIIAGTFHSTAYTLLKERNKEILLKPNAELKVLLKSVYERRTFAHLSDTKPYMPSYLYDIYSLFQNKSKDRNFEAFFCQNYPEQAVFAEIYQDILHEYEEEKKRFNYVDFNDLLLHLKESLNEEKKEFDEILVDEYQDTNTLQGSLIEAFKSKSLFCVGDYDQSIYAFNGADIGIIGGFKERFKDAVIHTLNKNYRSSRFILALANKVIINNERLYPKELVVTRQGEFKAPVLLVFNELFEQYQHIAKIILTSGVSFEKVAVIFRNNSSADGMEVALREQGIACVRKESRSFFDSLEIKAFCAMLALRVNPKDIMAFIHLLEYVKGVGSVLAKELFDSFLQLGEGNLIRGFLEPDKKANLKKTARKSYDLGLFEELESLQNPSRFHLKSEFNENPILSLPKINEYIALKLEKIYHFIKESVKTINSNELIALILENELFVKICEFLATKRATNKAGHVDMDKKKLALEKIELKLAMLKDLAKNYSDVYKFYNFLTLGANEMSNGSGVNLLSVHASKGLEFDLVFVVDLAQGRFPNEKLMLMGGSLEEERRLFYVAATRAKDMLYLSYAKYDKNKNTHYKPSCFLIEAGLCKPS
- a CDS encoding chaperone NapD, producing MNISSVLIIAKKEHQDKLLKEIKLIKDCSVELNENDKIIVIIESECLDDELKAYKSLEALKNIISINMVFSYQDLDEDIQKASEGKNLLEKLEKKENAKDIEYYGNIFQKY
- a CDS encoding WD40 repeat domain-containing protein; the encoded protein is MPKALAILLLSLSLSLALEAEVFKKTQDHSNIMSLSKADEILLIGTDLGSVELFDLKEKKSAFYLQLAKIENYYEKNVSPRVFSLDMQKDKVLILSEASFGGKNLNLLDQNKKLQSKKLAFDSAKKAFLLDDDKVLLALSSARLILLDFSNLKVLKEYIFSHSSLNDAALNEDKSKLVAGFESGEVKLFDLKSWQEVANFDQIHKDSVYSVDFKNSSVLSCATDRKVGLVQNGVQRFIERDFLIYTCALSANASVFAFGDSSKNTLEIFSSSNLKRIKAFENLNFSLEHILFLDEKTLLVSGYNDTILIFTLNEG
- a CDS encoding nitrate reductase cytochrome c-type subunit, producing MKKKIIMLACVCALTFIACQDKKESTSSALSSDEIGIRKTSVENENNVVLPDANFTTLQPGESNLIERSFENAPPLVPHSIEDMLPITRENNMCLSCHDKAIAADVGATAMPMTHYFDFQAGKATGDEVSNERFNCTQCHVPQSNAKPLVGNTFKPEFKSEEAKKRSNLIDALNEGVK